The Kineothrix sp. IPX-CK genomic interval AAATGTAAATGTCGATAAGTTAGAAATAGGTAAAGCGTTAAAAATTCTTGTTACCGATGGATTGGAAATAAGAGTGTTGCTTCATCGAATTATGAAAGACGGTGCACGCATTGTTACAGTTACTATGACAAACACAAATCAAAGTAATGGGGATTTCAGACAGGAGTCAGCGTATTCGTTTTTTCAACCAGAAATTGAAATATACGAAAATGAGCCGAATACTTTGGCAGAGTTAGCGTACAAAATAGGTATGACAACTGATGAGGAAATAAATGAGCTTAACATGTTATACCATGAAGTCAAAAACTATGCATCAGGACATGGGTGCGCTGTTGAAGTAAATGAAGTTGATGGGTTAAAACATGTATATTCCAGATTTTTGCCGGAATATGAAGTAAAGCAAATGAAGCCATCCACAAATTTCAGTGGAAAAATTCTTTCGATGAAGTATTTGTCAGAAGCTTCTGTTAATGAAATAAAGAGCGGTCTTATGTCGCTTGTAAATGAATATGAAAAATGGATAGATGAACAGGAACAGAAGATTACTTCTTTACAAAAAGAATTTCATCTTTCAGCAAAAACGAACTTAGAAAAGTGTAGAAAGACATGTAAACGCATTAAAAAATCGATAGATTTTATGGCGGATGAGAAAGTATATAGAGCTTTTTCGCTCGCTAACAGAGCGATGTTTGAGCAACGAAAAGCGATGTTAGTAAGAAGCGGAAAGTACGAATCTGATGATAGCATATGTTGGTATCCGTTTCAGTTAGCTTTCTTTGTTCAAGAAATATGTTCTTTTGCGGATCCGACAGGGGAAGAGCGAAAGGATGTAGATTTACTTTGGTTTCCAACCGGTGGTGGAAAAACAGAAGCATATTTAGGGATTGCTGCTTTTGTCATTTTTTTGAGACGTTTACGAAAAGGTGCTGACGGTGATGGGGTGACGGTACTTATGCGTTATACAATGCGCCTACTTACATTTCAGCAGTTTGAAAGAGCATCTTCGTTAATATGTGCTTGTGAATCAATCAGGAAGAAGGAGCATATTGCCGGAGGAGAGATTGGTATAGGCTTATGGGCAGGTCAGGCGCTGACTCCTAATAAGATAGAAGACGCAGAAAAAATATTAAAAGGAGGGGAACCGGGAGATTTTGGATATGAGATTGGTAATCCGGTTCAGATTAGCAGATGCCCTCATTGCGGAGCTCCTATTACAGCTGAGAACTACTCATGCAATAAGCAAGAAAGCCGTATGCTTATTAAATGCTCCTCTGAGAAGTGTGAATTTAAAAACGGTCTTCCAATCTATCTGATTGATGAGGAAATATATAAATACACTCCTACATATATCGTTGCTACAATTGACAAGTTTGCACAGGTCGCATTAAAAGAAGAATGTGGTAGTTTGTTTGGATTAACAAAGAAGTATCCACCGGAATTGATTATTCAGGACGAATTACATTTGATATCAGGACCGCTAGGAACCATTACGGGACTATATGAGGCTGCGATCAGCAAACTATGTAATCGAGAAGACGTAGGTGTAAAGGTCATAGCTTCTACTGCAACAATACGAAATGCCAAAGAACAAATACTTGGATTATATGCAGCAGGATATACACAATTTCCGCCACAAGGGATAAATATTAATAATTCATTTTTTGCAGAATTGTCTCAGGCAGATGAAAAACCTGCAAGAAAATATTTGGGGTGTATGGGAATTGGCACCAGTCCGACAACTATGATGATTCGAGTAATGGCATCGTTGCTTTTTGCAACAAGGTATCTGAGCGAGCAAGAAGAGTATTCAGAACAGGTAATTGATGCGTATTGGACTTTGACATCATACTTCAATACTCTTCGAGAACTGGGCGGTGCAATCATTAGGGTAGTAGATGACATTCAAGACAGATTTGTTTATCTGCAGAATTCTAAGTTTGATAAATTATATCCGATGACTGCAAAAAATCAAAGATACACAAAATATAAAGAACTTACAAGTCGAGAGAAGAGT includes:
- a CDS encoding helicase-related protein, whose translation is MGFTEYYDARNIITEIISKDLLGPVEENEVICGDRPLDYYILGKLYPIDTQADILLGMSSEDCGELDEENTISLCNGKNPSSFGVSVAIKKEKNIFCVRGRAARYEKKDFSEIKEELALEETEKNLKQDYWKREVLPYIEENVNVDKLEIGKALKILVTDGLEIRVLLHRIMKDGARIVTVTMTNTNQSNGDFRQESAYSFFQPEIEIYENEPNTLAELAYKIGMTTDEEINELNMLYHEVKNYASGHGCAVEVNEVDGLKHVYSRFLPEYEVKQMKPSTNFSGKILSMKYLSEASVNEIKSGLMSLVNEYEKWIDEQEQKITSLQKEFHLSAKTNLEKCRKTCKRIKKSIDFMADEKVYRAFSLANRAMFEQRKAMLVRSGKYESDDSICWYPFQLAFFVQEICSFADPTGEERKDVDLLWFPTGGGKTEAYLGIAAFVIFLRRLRKGADGDGVTVLMRYTMRLLTFQQFERASSLICACESIRKKEHIAGGEIGIGLWAGQALTPNKIEDAEKILKGGEPGDFGYEIGNPVQISRCPHCGAPITAENYSCNKQESRMLIKCSSEKCEFKNGLPIYLIDEEIYKYTPTYIVATIDKFAQVALKEECGSLFGLTKKYPPELIIQDELHLISGPLGTITGLYEAAISKLCNREDVGVKVIASTATIRNAKEQILGLYAAGYTQFPPQGININNSFFAELSQADEKPARKYLGCMGIGTSPTTMMIRVMASLLFATRYLSEQEEYSEQVIDAYWTLTSYFNTLRELGGAIIRVVDDIQDRFVYLQNSKFDKLYPMTAKNQRYTKYKELTSREKSEDIGKVVQEELPIPFKRDNSTHPYDFVLSSNMISVGVDVGRLGCMVVVGQPKTTAEYIQATSRVGRENPGLVIATYNQAKSRDRSHYETFTQYHASFYKFVEATSITPFADRARDRALQTMYVILCRYTVPGLFKDKDAINYSRSMPGVSAVRDYIFDYVKRVDPDELDNVKREIDDIEEEWENRCAHQEKFVYKRGKFTKESECLFDADYEEDSRFRVLNTMRSVETSVLVTTKE